In Anomalospiza imberbis isolate Cuckoo-Finch-1a 21T00152 chromosome 10, ASM3175350v1, whole genome shotgun sequence, the DNA window ctcccaagCTTTTAATCATGACAAATCTTCTAAATGCAGACAACTTTTTAATCTCATCCAGCATCTTCTGGTTTTCCTGTCTGAGTTAGCCTTTGTGCCAATTTCATCCTATGAGCAGCTGCTCAAAGCACTCCCTGATGCTGTAGGTGGGCTCAGAGACATGCAGTGCCAGAACTGAACTCAGTACTAGGAAGCGTCAGGCACAGGATGAGCAGAGACATCCGATTTATTCGCCAATGTATTTTGCTAAGTCAGGCCTAGGAACAAGGATCAGAGCATCATTTGTACTGTGCCAGTGATAACATGATAAAGCAGATGTTCTGTTTTCTCCCATGGCTGTAAAGTCTGTTTCTCTTTACCAgatatgaattatttttaaaaattacaacaTAGAATAAAACAGTTCCAGAAAACCAAGAACAGGAGAAAATTAATACATGTCTCCCTTGATATTCCTAAAAGTAAAATTACACTTGTGGAGATTTCAGACAACAAATGAAACACAGGATCCAATAGCCTATATAGTATTGTGACGAGTTCTTGTGTTGAGATCAAAATGTTTTTACCTGACATTTCTGAGTCTCCTTGCCCCAGCACATGTGAGGAGGGGGGGATGGTGAAATCAAAACTGGTAGCAGCAGGGGCAAGTGCTAAACCAGATATTTAGAACAACAGGATCATCTGCAAAGGAATTTCTTTTTGTCCCATGATTGTGTTTCAGAGGGGCCAAACACTCAAGGAGAGGTTCTGCCCCAGGCCACATGCACATTTCTTGTTCTCCTTAACCCCAGGAGAAGGTGTAAATCTGGACTGAAGTGAGGTGCTAATACACTAGGATAGAAACCGCTTAGCTGAAACAAAGCAATAAATTTTACCTTCTCAAGTTCCATTGcataattaatttcttaataAAGCTTCACAGAATGGTgggggttgggttggaagggaccttaaagatcatctcattctaccccactgccatgggcaggaacaccttccactatcccaggttgctcagagcctatccaacctggccatggacacttccagggatggagaatccacagcttctgtgggcaacctgttccacggcctcaccaccttcattaggaaaaaaattatttcactatttaatctaaacctgccctctttcaaTGTAAGGCCATTAGCTCTCGCTTATTAGATAACCACCTGTAATTGGATTATTATATTCTGAAATGAAATGCCTGTCCTGATAGCCTTTTAATAGATTTTCCGATAGGTGGCATATCAGTTTGTGTTCTTCACTTTTACAGCCTTGCATTTCACAGTTTGGTGACCCTTTGGGAGATTCAGCTTTGATAATAATGCACTGAATGGGGAATTGTGGAGGAGCATTATGTAATAAGTGGCTACCAGCCATAAAATGTCAAATTTCAAAAGCCTGACTTTATTCCTGATGCAATTCTGTCAGCTTCAATGGTTTGTGCCAGGACTGTTTGGTTTTGAACCTGAATCTATAAAAGGAAAGCTGTAATTTGCAGTCTCCACCGAACAGTAAAGGATGCAGGTCCTATATTGAGATATATAATAGATGCTTGGATTTTGGtaaatagtattttaaaagagaattGGTTAAACTGTTAATATAAATGAAGGGGGATTATGAGAGGTGGGGATTTGTACAAAGCTCTTGGAAACCAACATCGTAATGCTGCTGTTTCCCACCCGGATAATTCATTTTATAAGCGCCAGGTTTCGCATACAAATGCTTTTCTAATCCTAAGTGCTTACGGCTGCCTCGAAGGTACAATTGAGCGGTACCATCCAGCTAGAGCGGAGCAGCGTTCCTCGCCTGGCCGGTGCCGTCACTGGACGCGCTACGGCGCTCCCGGGCACAGAGCGGCTCCTAAAGCACCGACAGACACTGGGACCCGAAGGAGCACGGGCAGAGCCGGTCCCCCCCGGGAGGCAGACGGGGGGCGCAGCCCGGCGGGGTCCGGTCCTGGCCGCGCTCCCCACGCTCCGCACCGCCGCCAGCCCCCGCAGCTGCACGGGGCTCCCGCCGGCAGCCGGGTCACGTGTGCGGGCCGTAATCCCGGCGAGGGGGTGTCGTTACCGGGGAAGGGGGCGGCGGGAGGAGGGGCTGCCGCCGATGAGGGCTGAAGCCGGGAGCGCGGCCGGCTGCGGGCGCCGGAGCCGCGGGCGCCGCTGCGGGCGAGGCGGGGGCTGCGGCCGCGGCCATGGCCTGGCCCTGCATCAGCCGGGTCTGCTGCTTGGCCCGCTTCTGGAGCCAGCTGGACAAGTCCGACCTCTCGGTGCCGCTCACCATCCACAACTACTCGGACATCGAGGAGCAGGAGGACGGGCCGCCCCAGCGCGGCGGGCCCCCTCCGCCGGGCAGCGctcgcccgcccgccccggcgcGCCGCCCGCGGGACCCCGCTGCCGGGAAGCCGAGCGGCCGCAGGAAGAGCCGGGCGGCCGCCGCCGAAGAGCCCTTCGCGGCGGAGACCCAGTACCGGCGGGACTTCAGAGCGTGGCCCCTCCCGAGGAGGGACGACTTCCCCTGGGTCAGCGCCAGtagcggcggcggcggcggcgggagggaCGGGGCCGCCCCCCATCCCGCCCCGGGACGCGCCGCCTGCGCCctgcccggcggcggcgggagacCGGCGGTCGACGGCCCTGAGCAGCTCCGGCCGCGCTCGCAGGCGGACGGCGGCCACACCACCTCCTACAGGTAACCGGGCCCGGCGAATCCCCCGCTCCGGCCCGAGCCGGGACTGCTCCTGCCGCGGGCGGGGGACGCTCCTCCGCGGCGCGGGGCGGAGATGCcggcgggcggccgcggcgcGGGGGAGCCTCCACCGAGGGGAGGGGTACGGGGGCTGCCGGCTCGCCGGCGGGCTCAGCCTCCCGCCGAAGCCGCCTTTGCTTCTGGAAGTGCGGTTCTTAAAAGCGTCTGTTTTGCCCCGGGCAGGTGCCTGGCCCCGGCGGCCCCTCTGCGTGCCGGGGCAGCGCAGCCGGCCTCAGTGCGCGCCGCTGCCCGCCCCGcgctcagggagaggagagagcaCGCCGGGGTGGGATCCATGATGCCATCCATCCCTGGCGCAGCAGCCGTTCTCCCACCCGCTGCCGGGAGACACGGCACCTCCGACAGCCGGAGCTGCCCGAGTCCCGTCCGTGCCCAAGAGCCGCATCCCTTAGTGCCATCATCGATTTCCTTTTAAAACTCCTGGAATGCGACATTCAAGGCGAGCCAAATTACAGCCTTAAAAGATTAGTCAGACAAGAAGACATTTTGCAGGGTATATCCCCCATGTCATATAATGGGCAATGGAAAAAATTGTCACAAACCACTTGTCTCAGAGCCTTTAAAAATTAGGTGACTTATCTTATTGAtgtcttcctttccctctgaaCAGTATGACCGATTACAGATGCTTATTTTCTGGAACAAGAAGTCAGGTGGAATGCACCTAAACCCAACTTCTGTTCTTACTGACATCCTCAATGGAAGGAGAGGGATTTCAGCTCCTACAGTGCTGCTGTTGAATATTGTATCAGTTTCATGTTGTTACCACATGCTCCCTCTTAATGATGTTTGGCAGGTTTTAATATACCTATGAGGTATACTAATagagtaattatttttattctaacTGATTCACAAGTATTTAGGCACTTATTGCCTATTATTATCTACCTAGGAGAAATTTCTCTTCATCACTGCAATTCATTAGATTATTTATCACAGTGCTTTTAAGACAAGCTGGGAGCCTCAGGGAGGATTACCAGCCTGCACAGCAGTATTGCTTATCCCACTCCTCCTGCACAGGCAGCTATGTGCAGTTAACATGCAGACCCTGAAAAGATAACTGCCGTGCTTGAATTTATGTgctatttttctcctttgccaCACCTCACAGGACAATCACAGAGC includes these proteins:
- the MAP6D1 gene encoding MAP6 domain-containing protein 1 — translated: MAWPCISRVCCLARFWSQLDKSDLSVPLTIHNYSDIEEQEDGPPQRGGPPPPGSARPPAPARRPRDPAAGKPSGRRKSRAAAAEEPFAAETQYRRDFRAWPLPRRDDFPWVSASSGGGGGGRDGAAPHPAPGRAACALPGGGGRPAVDGPEQLRPRSQADGGHTTSYRQEYRPWTGAKPSKPIKSKQGFIIPEDHFVQETSYKADFKIPEVKTRFSPNPSAVFQAPSRILNV